Below is a window of Rattus rattus isolate New Zealand chromosome X, Rrattus_CSIRO_v1, whole genome shotgun sequence DNA.
GAAAAAGCCATCTCTTGCTACCTTTGAGTTTCTCTTACTACTTGAGTTTTTCAGAAACACTAGACACACGGCTGAATCCCACAGGAAGTGCCTAATAGAtactaaatatacaaaatattttatcagttcTTATTTCTCCATGCCAGCATATAGTAATCCCAGTGCAGAATAGAAAACATCTGATGGGCCTCCCGACTGGGATGCCATTCTCTGCAAGATGCTAAGGGATAACCATGAGCCCTGTGTCCAACAAGGAAGAGCTACCGTacgagaggggggaggggcatgaaTGTGCTAGTTTAGCACAGGCAGAATTAGGACCAGTAAGCAGAAACTCAGAGAGATGCACACTCCTCCTCCAGACAAAGAAACGGACTTGCCCAGGGGCCACAGTTCAAAGGGAGGAGTGCTCTTTGGGGGTCTTACGCGAGACTGAATAGCGCCTGGAAGGGCTTCTGAAGAGGGAGTCTGAGCATAGAGTAGAGACGCTCCTGCAGGTACTCAGCCCTGAGGGCAGGCCTCAGTACCAGATTCTGAGGCACACAATGTTTGTTCTGAGCTCTTGATTTTCTGCGTTTCATCTCAGCCATGGCTTTGGTCAAGCCCATTCAAATCTTACACACACTTCGTGTGTTTGTGAATGTTGCTGTCTTCCGTGTCACTACCTTCAGTTTCCTTATTTTAGCCTCCCTAGACCTGCCCCCACCCACAGCGGAGCCAGATCTAGAAAACATCAAGTATGAATTCTtgtggccaggtatggtggcacaagcctgtatgtaattccagcactcaagagactgaggcaggaggatcttgagttgtgaggccagcctgagctacatgctaaactttgtctcaaagaaaataaagcaaacctAAGTTCTTGCAATCCAAGGCAGGGTTCCAGACTGGACTTCTCAGTGTAGTTCTCTTCCTGCCTCATGCACACTGCCCCTGGGTAGTGCAGCAGAACAACTGAAGAGCTGCAGAGCCCCAGAGAATGGAACTTTAGCAAAGGATGTCTACATCCGGAGTGCTGGCTCCTGGTGGAGCACTTAAGGTGGAGACCACTAAGAGAAAGCAGCACAGCTTGCTTTCCTCCTCTACCCCCGTGGCCCTGAAAACCAAGCCCTTTTCCATTCTGAATCCAATGGTCAGAAAATAGCTCAAAGGAGCAATCGAGTTAGGCTGGGCAGCTTAGTGCAGGAGACTGGCTCATGGTCCTCCCTCAGCCTGGCGCTTGGCTGAGGCCCCCTAGAGTGTGTCTCCACTATGCTATTTTTCAGAAGAATATGAGGAACAGTATTCGGAGGCCAGACTTCTGGGGCAGACCTTCCGCTCTTCCGATGAGGCCCCTGAGCCTACTCCCAGCCCAAGGCCCCAGTCTGCCAAGCTGCCTGAGTTTGTATTGATGATGGTGAGCTGCCTGCCCCAACCTGGGAGAGCCAGCGCACCCACCCCGACAGGCCTTGAACTGTTTCTGTGACCCTCAGCTGTTGTCTGGCCACTGCTCACTCAGCAGGGCCAAGCCAGGCTCCACGGGGAAGGGTCCTGCCCAGCAGGTGCCTAGCCAGGCAGCCTATACATGCTTTCCGGCCTTCAAGAGGACGCCTCCAATCATTCTGCCTAAGCAGCCATCCTATGGGCACCAGCTCCTCACTACTCAGAAGCACACCCTTTCCATCACCCTCTCTCCCAACAGCCTGCAAAATGGCACCTGAGAGAAGATGAGACCACGACCCAGGGTGTGAGGGCCTCCGAGGCCTGCCTGAGCCTGTATTCTGCCGACAAGCAAATTGCCTGGAATCGCCCCTTCCCTCTACCCATCCTAAAGGAGAAGCGCTGGCTTCAGCCCTGCTCCATACAGTCTGACCTTGTGCCAATCAACACCTCCGGTAGAGTTGCTGAGCGCCACCTGTCTGCTTACGTTCATGCAAATGGCCCATCCTCTCCAAATGCActgggtgctggggagggagggccaCTCTGTCTGCTACTGGCTCACCCTGCACTGTCCAGGTCATGACTCCCCAGGGAGTGGAGACTTTCGGATGAGGGGcctgtggctgctcttccatCACCTTCCCCTAATGTGTACTGTCAATATAACCGAGACCATGTGATGTCGAACAAAGGTTTCTTTACAGAATGTGCCAAATGTTTTTGTTGAACTTGGCTGTTCTTTTGAGTTCAAATGGAAACGaagtttgttaattttgtttgtttcggGTAAAGATAATGTTATAAGCCCAAAGCTGGGTCTGGAATATACAGATaatagacagagggagagaggaatcagAGTACATGTGGATTAATTGTAGCATATGAAGGGAAGGGGACACAAAGGGCAcagggaaaagacagaaagaccaaaAGAGGGCCCAGAATGACTTTGAGAGTAGTGAgaaaaaatgtttgcatttatcttagtttcttttcctattgctatgataatAGATTTTGACAGAAGGAACTACCAGAAAAAGAGTATATACTCTGGACTCAAGGTACAGTTAGTTCATCAAAGGCAGCTGGAGCTTGAAAGTAGCTGATCACGTTGGGTCCACAGGCATGAGGCAAAAACCAGTGAACACTTGCTGCTGCTCGGTTCCCTTTTTCCATCTGTAGGGTCCAGGATCCCCTACCCAAGGAGTGGCCTCATCCACAGTTAGGTTGGATTTTCTCATTTGAGTTAATCAAGTCCATCCCCACAGGCACACCTAGAGGCACATCTCCTAGGGGATTCTGCATCGCCCAGTTGACAGCACTGTCTCAGTCTCTAGGTTAGGGGTACATGGAATTCCTGTCTCTCACTCCAGCGGCTGTAAGGTAAAGGGCCAGTTGTGTCAGGAAACAAGACTTGGGGCCTCAGTAATCATACTGGAAGTTAGTATGACCCCTACTGTGTTGGGACAAGTTGGTGAAAGCAATGAGGACAGCTCTCTGGCTCTGTGCGGTCATGTTTCTTGGGTATGGGTTCATCCACTGCCTCCCAGAGTCATCTTGAAAAAGAGGGGCGGGAAGTAGAGCTCATGACCTAGGGAATTTTGCCAAGCAATGATGCGAGACTCACGAAGCAGCATTGATGTGCTCTGTCTAAATGGCTATCTCACTTGCAGGCTGTTCTTGAGTTTCTCCTGTGGAGCCTTTTGCTGGGAAGGGGCTACGGTGGTGTGGCTGGGAGGAGAAGGTCTGCTCAACCAGCTGTCTAGTGAGAGAGACATGGGTGGCATTGCCTGTTCAGCCCCATGGACCACCTCACCCCTGACTTTGCCCCAACAAATTTAGAACCAAAGGCCAACCTAGCAATCCTTTAAGAGAATTAGATAAGACTCAGTCAATACAAACTGTCAGTTTTGGTAGTATGTGGCCAGGTGGCTGTAGGACAGACCTATCAGGCTGCTTCTTAAATGTTGGAGTCAGTAGAAGATACCATCTTCACCTAGACCCTGTGAAGACCTAGAAAGAAGAGCATAGTCAGTCTAGGCATGACAGACCATACTTGTAATCACATCActgtagaagcagaggcagggtgatAAGATCAAGTCTAGACTGGACTCACAAAAGCAGTGTCCAGGAGTCCAGAGTGCACctagtggtagagtatttgccttgAATATAGAAAGCTCTAGATGTTATCCCCAGCACCAGAGGAGAAACTTTAATGATCACAACCAAATGCCATCTAACCTCCACCCATCATTCCCACTCCACAAGCCGTGATGCTCACCCCTTCCTGTGTATCTGAAAAACCACCCAAGGACTCCTAAGCAAAGCTTCTGCCTAGGCCCTCTGCCCAGAAAGTTGAATGTTCTGGAGTTAAAGGTCATGGAATTTCAAAAGCTACCCAATTTATTTCATATGGAGCCAGAGTTGAAAAGGCACTGCCCCAGTAAACCCAAGACGTACAGGTAAACCAAGTGTGTGTACCCAGCACCAAATTGGGAGGGATGGGGAAGAAGTgtcacctgcctggatgctattCATGTTCATTGCTACTGCCGTCTTCCTTCTCTCTACCGCAGTCCAGCTTCCACTGTACTGTAAACAGAAACCAGGATGCATCCAAGTGTCTTTATTTTGACTACAGGGCAGCAGTTTGATAGACATGCAAGTTTTCGACACTCGTTGTTTAACACAGAGACAGCCGTGAACCCCAAGTCCACCCTGAGGCGGAGGCGGACCATTATTGGATTCTCTAACTTTTCTCAGCGAGACCAAGGTGACCCCAATACAGTTGATCCCCTCAAACCCTTTCCCCCACCCTTCCCACTACTCCTGTCATGCAAATGGCATTGTGGCAGTAGGGTACTGGAATAATTCTGGGGAGAGGGACTTTGAATATTCTGAGAAAACCAATGTGGTAATTAAATGGTAACCAAGGGCTTTTGTCGAGACTAGTGATTGAGTTTGGGTAATAAATCCTGAACAAAAAATCCATTATTGTTTGCCATTACAAATGGAATGTAATTTAGGTATgaagtacacacctttaatcccagtactcagtagcagaggcagaaggattgtctccagtttaaggccagcttggtctccatgagttctaggccagccaaggacTAATAATGaggtcttgtctcagaaaaaaaaatgttaacatataTGCCAAATTTTGGCAAATAGATAAAAGTGGGGAGTCATCCCCAACTCGTCATCTTGTGTTGACTACAAGTCACTGTTACAATACAAGGAACTAAAGTCATTTTTATAGTCTGCCTATCATGTGCCTGGGATCTAGTCACCATTCAACAAATGCTGGCTATTCTGAATTATCATATCGGTAAAGTAGTAATAAGAGTAATGTTATAACAGTCATAGCTGTGATTGTAAGAACACTTTTGGAGACTGGAACATCTGAATGCTGTGGTCACATCTGTGAGTTATCCTAAGTCTTTTATGTTCAAAGGTAAAAAGTGACAGATGCTGGAAATACAGCATTCTGGCAAACTCCAGATTCACTGCtggggctgtgagccacctggtgCTGTGATCTTTAGTCAGTTTAGAAACTTTTTTCTCACTTCAGGACTGATAAACCCTGAGGTCTGCTTGTTTTATGAGTCCAGGGAGAAAGTATGGGGGAAACCCAAGGTAGTCCTATGTGACACTTCTACTCTGAAAAGAGTCATCAAAGCTGGAAAGCCTTTGGCAGCCATCTGGCCAATTCAAGGGTACCCTGTGACTCACTGTGTGGTGATGGGCAAGAACCCAACTTCCcccagcatcctcatctgtgaaaAGAACCAAGGAATTCTGACAAAGCGGTTGGCAAATGGTGCTTGGCACAAAGTTAATGTTCGTGTCATAAAACAGCTGATGGGGGATCCTTTGCTGTACCACTAACGTGTATTTTCCATCCCCAGGTCACAGCAGCAGCCCCACAGGCAGCCTGGCCCACTCTGCTACGTCAGACATCAGGCCTGGCCACTCAGCTCCACAAGTTGTTCAGGGAAGAGTTGCTGTTGGGCAAGAAGCTCGGTTCCCAAGTCTCACCTCGCCGGGACTGAGACACTCTTCTAGTGAGCCTGGAGATACTCACCAGGCACGCAGTGGCCCAGACCCTCCCAGCATGGAGAGCATGGCAGTGGTGTACAGTGTCCCCAGTTCTTGCAatggaccaacagagtcaacgtTCTCCGCTTCCTGGAAGGGAGATGCTTTCACATACATGACCCCAAGTGCCAGCAACCAAGGCAATCAAGTcagtgaaaatggaaaaaaccCTTCCTCGGGGAATTCTTGGGTCCCTCTGAACACACTCCCACCTCTGGTCCCTAAGGAAGCGGCCACTCTCTTTGTCACCCGTGATAATCCAGCAGGATGCCCTGGGCTACCCAGCTATTCTGAGCATCCCACTCTACGAAGACAGATACCAGAAAGACCTCCCAAGATTGGCCTTCTTCCCCGTGGTGCCTCAAGGCTGGAAACAGGCCCAGGTGGGACCAACAGGTTCCGGGAGCGGTCACTGTCTGTACCCACAGACTCGGGTGTTACCTCAGTGGACTATGACGAAGAACAGAAGGTCAATGAGGCCCGCATCCTGCCTTATGCCAGTACAAGCTCCGAGGGCAGTAACAGTACTGACAACATTGCGGCCCTCAGCACTGAGCAGGAGGCACGGCACAGAAGACAAAGATCCAAAAGTATTTCACTCAAGAAGGCCAAAAAGAAGCCCTCTCCACCCATGCGAAGTGTCTCACTCGTCAAAGATGAGCCAACCGTCCCACCACAAGGCGAACTGGTACTGCCCAAGGACCAGAGGCCCAGGAGCCTTTGCCTCTCCTTGGAACACCAAGGGCACCACCCACCTCACCCAGATGCTCAAGGTCACCCAGCTGTGCCAACGTTCAAAGATCCAGAAGGTACGCAGTTCTCTCACCACTGGTATCTTACTGACTGGAAGTCTGGTGACACCTACCAATCCTTGTCCAGCTCCAGCACTGCCACCGGCACCACAGTCATTGAGTGCACTCAAGTTCAGGGAAGCTCAGAGTCTCTggcctccccttccacctccAGAGCGACAACACCCTCCCAGCTCTCCATTGAGGTGGAAGCCAGGGAAGTAGCCTCCCCTGGGAGGCCCACTGGACTGATGTCTCCTTCCAGTGGTTACTCCAGCCAGTCAGAGACACCCACACCCACTGTCTCCATGTCCTTGACCCTGGGCCACTTACCTCCTCCAAGCACTAGCGTCCGAGTTCGTCCAGTGGTACCAGAAAGGAAGTCATCACTGCCCCCAACATCACCAATGGAGAAAATCTGCAAGTCACGGTTATCATTTGACCTACCATTGACCTCTTCAACCACCCTGGATCTGTCGGGGATGAGTATCTCCATCCGAAGTAAAACCAAGGTGAGCCGCTATCACTCTGACACCAATTTTGGAGCCAAACTAGTACAAAAAACTAGTCCAAACCAACCGATCATGCCCATGGTTACTCAGTCTGACCTCCGTTCTGTTCGCCTGAGGTCAGTCAGCAAGTCTGAGCCGGAAGATGACGTTGAGAGCCTAGATTATACAGAGGAACCTGGAGCAGAAGAAGTCTTCACCTTGCCAGAGAGAAAAGTGAAACCTCCCATAGCCGAGAAACCTCCACTGGCCCGAAGGCCTCCAAGTTTGGTCCACAGGCCGTCCTCTCTCCCTGGGGAGTACCCACTAACTTCTCCTACTATGGCCATGACACCCAGGAGCTCTATTCCACACATGAAGCAGCTCCCCCAAGACAGCTACACAGTGTTGCGGAAACCAAAGTCACCCAGCTTCCTGTCGGGAGGAGCCCCTGGGAATCAACAGCGGTTTTCCAGCCTCACCTTCACCCTTGCCAGTTCCCTGGTGCTTTCAGGAACACAGCAACTCTCCCCAGGCTGCAGAAGACGGACCCCAAGGTGAGAGAGCCTGCCTGAAAGAATCAGCCCAGAgccaggaagaagctgagaaaaagATAACCAAGATTCCACCTCCGGTACCAAAAAAGCCCAGTGTGCTCTACCTGCCTCTCACCTCCCCTGTAGCTCAAATGGATGCCTGCATGGCAGAACCAAGGCTGTCTTTCAGCCCTATCATCACCCCTGGAGGAAAGATGCCAAGTGTCCTCCACTGGTGATGACCAGAACTTTTGCAAAGAGTGATCATTTCTTTCACattgacagagagaaagaggccaCCCTCCAGGTGTGGGCATTGGCTTTGGCTTTCCTtcaaaggaggatgaggagaggctGAGTGGAGTGAAGAGCTAACGCCCCAGTATGACCAAATCAGTAGGAGGAGCATCTAGAGCGTTTAGGTTAACTCTGAAAAGGAACTGCTGCTTGGCCTTATGGCCCTAGGGATCAGGACTGAGCCAGGCCAGATCTTCAAGGCTAAGTCTGGGCATCTACCCTTGTCTCAGGCATTGCATTTGCACATTGGACATTCCAGACCCATCTGCAAGCCAGGCATGCAGTCCCCGCCTCAGGAGGCCAGCTCTACCAGATAGTAGGGGAAGTTTTTTTAGCCACACAAACTTAGACGAATGCACAGGACTCAGTACTTTGTGAGACCAAGTTTGAGCCTTCCAGTACTCTATAAGACCAAGTTCAAGTGTCCTGAAAGGCTTGCAGGATTTGGAAATGTGTGTTATCACCTGAATCCTTTTTCAGCGTCTTCCAAAAGAAAGGGGCACAGTCTTCCTTAAATGATTTGATTCTagctcttcctctccccataAGACTAGGCTAGTTGATGATTCTTCCTTTTGGTTGATGTTGTttctgtaggtttttgttttaatcgCAAGATACAACACTTAAATTTTAACCATTTGGAAGAGGGAGGGCCCAGGTTGCGTTGAGTGCCTTCTGCTATCACTccttaccttattttttttttgagacacagtctcttaCAGAAGAACCCAAAGCTTATttattggctagactggctggccagcaaattCTGGGCATCCATCTGTCTCCACAGGCCCAGATCTGGATCACTAGGATCACAGACATACACGGTGGTATCTGGCTTTTACATGAGGgtcagggatctgaactcaggtcttcatgcttgcatagcgGATGTTTTACGAACTGAGCCACCTTCCTGGCTCTAACCGctccttttttgagacacagtttcactGTATCTCAGTGAAGCTTGGCCTGAGAGTCACaattctacctcagcctctcaagtgctggggttgtagaTGTGTGTCACCATCCCTGGCTTAATTTCAGCCATTTTTAGCTATGCAGTTcgttagcagttaagaacattgatCTCCAGAATGTCTTTTATCTTAAAAATGAAGGTCTATTCCCTTGAAAcaactctccctttcctccctcctcccctgctgccctgctgccccaCAGTTCTGCTTTACAGGCCTATAGATTTAACTGCTCTGGATGCTGAGCGGAATCAGagatttgtctttctttgtgacttgcttatttttattaatgccCTCAAGGCTCAATGATGTCTTTCCCATCATTTTTAAACCCTTAATACTGAACATCAAAATCTCATGACCTTCTTTAAGCTGATTTAGACTTTCAGTGTAAGTTAATCACTGTGCCGAAAGCAAGTGAGCACGTCAAACCCACGGGTTATTTTCAAATATGCTTCCTCCGACTCCGCAGGCTCCCTCCGATTCAAACAGGTcccatcccccgccccccactgGGTGAGGATAATTGCTTTACCCTGCTCTCAGtatcttgagtttttttaattatgtatttacaACAAGGGGGGCtggggaatatagctcagtggcagagagcttATCTAGTATCTGCAAtgtcctgagttccatcccagcactaatttaaaacaaaaacaaaaacaagaaaacctgcTCCCACCACCTGTTTTAATGAAAAGCATACATGAGAACCGGGATCTTGACCAGTCTTCCCCATGTGGGCACTGAACAGCCTAGGGGTAAATCATTAACGTTTTGAACTTCATGTTCCTCCTTGGAAAATGGAGACATCGAAAGGCTCCTCCCAGCTGTCCATCCAGAATTGCTTTGAGTACCGAGTGAAATAATGAAATTGCATGTGTTTTGTCCTAGCTATCATGGTCAAAGTCATTCCTTTTGGTTCTTCTGCCTAGGGAGGTCTGTGGAACCGAGTGCCGAAGAGAAAAGTTTAATCAGTGATAAAACAGCCGAGTGGATTGCGGAGGACGATGATGACGTGTTCGTAGCTTCTCGAACAACTGAAGATTTATTTACTGTGATACACAGGTCAGGCTCATTTTCCTTCATTGTAATTGCGATTGCGTTTCCCTTTTCTGCTTGAAGAAAAATTGCTGCCTCTGAGCAGCCATTAGAATTGCAAGCGAAGATTAAGTCCAGGTACCTACATTTGTGAGCACAGTCTGGGGCCTCACATCTCAAATTCACTGATGTCTTTGGGTGAAGCGGAGGAGGGGAGGACCAGGTGCTGAGAGAGGCCCCTCGTCTCCTAGCAACTGCTTGGCCTATTGTGTCTCCATCTGCTCCCTCACAGCTCTGTCTGCAGTCAGAGACATTTAACCCTTAACAGAACTCCTTGTACCACAGAATTCTATCTCAGTATGACATGGAGCAGTGGGCAGTATATGAGAGCAGGGACTTAGGCAGAGGGGGAACAGAGGTGGGCATAGGGGCATGACACAGGGCTCTATGAGCTCAGTTACTGGTGTGGGGCCACAAACCTCTAGCTGTCTTGATTCAGTCACTGAGCTACTGGCCTTGAATCTTTTAAGCTGGCTCTTGATCCCAGAACTAATAAGGACTGAACCTGTGGTATAGGGCAAGAGTGTCGAGTTGTGGGCATTGAAAAGCATGTGAAGAACAGAGGGGTCTCCAAGGGACCTGGGAGCTAAGAGGTGGAGAATAGCCTATCAGCGCAAGGCTGTTGTATGCATACTGTTGAGCACATCCCTAGCTGGCAATTCTTCAGGGCTTTGCTGGCTTTCTGCTCCCCGAATTCCCTGAATTCCCTCAGATGAATCTTTCTCTCATTCAGGTCCAAAAGAAAGCTATTGGGCTGGAAAGAGACTGGTGAGGGCTTCACAGGAAGCAGACCCAGCTCCCATTCACCAGTGAAGAATACAGCTGAGTCTCCCACCGGTGAGTCTGCTGCTGCCCCGGGGCCAAGTGGCAGTGCCTGCCTAGATGCCGGTAGAAATGATGATTTCAAGGCCTTGCTCCAGAAGAAGGGAAGTAAGGCAACTCCCAGGACCCGCCCGTCAGCGGCCGAGCTGCTGAAGTCCACTAACCCTCTGGCTCGAAGAATCATTGCACAGTTCTCAAAAGACTACGAACCCACTGACAACCCCAGTACCTAAGCCCTGCTTCGTGCTTACGAGACCTGagtagagaaggaggaagacagagggctTTAGAAAGGAACCAACCACAGGAATGACAAAAGAATCATTGTCTTTGACGTTAACTCACACTCTGGACAGCAGAGAGGACAACACAATGGAGCTCACCGGGCATTCGGAAGGGCTTCAGACCGTCAGCATTACCATTCTTTCATTCTTGCCATGACTGAACAGTGGAGTCCTACTCCTTGTCTCCCGGCACTGTGCTCTAAGAGAGCCTCGGATCAGAGTCTGCATACCACCTTTTCAGCGTCCTAGCTTCTTTGTCCATTGGCTCCTGTCACTGAGGGGCACA
It encodes the following:
- the Nhsl2 gene encoding LOW QUALITY PROTEIN: NHS-like protein 2 (The sequence of the model RefSeq protein was modified relative to this genomic sequence to represent the inferred CDS: inserted 2 bases in 1 codon; deleted 1 base in 1 codon); the encoded protein is AANPGRGRDSDCPLRSSWRQPXNVLSLGQAPSVEGFHEVQLNLQSLLQEEYEEQYSEARLLGQTFRSSDEAPEPTPSPRPQSAKLPEFVLMMPAKWHLREDETTTQGVRASEACLSLYSADKQIAWNRPFPLPILKEKRWLQPCSIQSDLVPINTSGQQFDRHASFRHSLFNTETAVNPKSTLRRRRTIIGFSNFSQRDQGHSSSPTGSLAHSATSDIRPGHSAPQVVQGRVAVGQEARFPSLTSPGLRHSSSEPGDTHQARSGPDPPSMESMAVVYSVPSSCNGPTESTFSASWKGDAFTYMTPSASNQGNQVSENGKNPSSGNSWVPLNTLPPLVPKEAATLFVTRDNPAGCPGLPSYSEHPTLRRQIPERPPKIGLLPRGASRLETGPGGTNRFRERSLSVPTDSGVTSVDYDEEQKVNEARILPYASTSSEGSNSTDNIAALSTEQEARHRRQRSKSISLKKAKKKPSPPMRSVSLVKDEPTVPPQGELVLPKDQRPRSLCLSLEHQGHHPPHPDAQGHPAVPTFKDPEGTQFSHHWYLTDWKSGDTYQSLSSSSTATGTTVIECTQVQGSSESLASPSTSRATTPSQLSIEVEAREVASPGRPTGLMSPSSGYSSQSETPTPTVSMSLTLGHLPPPSTSVRVRPVVPERKSSLPPTSPMEKICKSRLSFDLPLTSSTTLDLSGMSISIRSKTKVSRYHSDTNFGAKLVQKTSPNQPIMPMVTQSDLRSVRLRSVSKSEPEDDVESLDYTEEPGAEEVFTLPERKVKPPIAEKPPLARRPPSLVHRPSSLPGEYPLTSPTMAMTPRSSIPHMKQLPQDSYTVLRKPKSPSFLSGGAPGNQQRFSSLTFTLASSLVLSGTQQSPQAAEDGPQGERACLKESAQSQEEAEKKITKIPPPVPKKPSVLYLPLTSPVAQMDACMAEPRLSFSPIITPGGKMPRRSVEPSAEEKSLISDKTAEWIAEDDDDVFVASRTTEDLFTVIHRSKRKLLGWKETGEGFTGSRPSSHSPVKNTAESPTGESAAAPGPSGSACLDAGRNDDFKALLQKKGSKATPRTRPSAAELLKSTNPLARRIIAQFSKDYEPTDNPST